In the genome of Botrytis cinerea B05.10 chromosome 5, complete sequence, one region contains:
- the Bcmnl1 gene encoding Bcmnl1, whose protein sequence is MPLRWLRGWLGFPPSNQSTFTFRSRWFLLLLLAIWLPLGNAMTPARIAELRKETVEMFYHGFDNYMELAFPEDELRPVSCTPLTRDAQNPRHLELNDVLGNYSLTLIDSLSTLAILASAPPDVEETGATALQEFQNGVASLVLQYGDGTSGASGKGLRARGFDLDSKVQIFETVIRGVGGLLSAHEFAAGILPINGYKPESSKTSGKTSKLHQPSILWPNGFKYNGQLLRLALDLAERLLPAFYTATGMPYPRVNLRHGIPFYVNSPLHKGSGRGDYVQQDAPEITETCSAGAGSLVLEFTTLSRLTGDPRFEQLAKRAFWAVWNRRSNIGLIGAGIDAENGQWIGSYAGIGAGTDSFFEYAFKTHILLSGQSTPNITTHRQQQDESWLDPNTIYNELSEEENSPEAFLAVWHEAHAAIRRHLYSSTHHPHYVNVHLMTGSPQAFWIDSLGAYYPGLLALAGEVEEAIETSLLYTALWTRYAALPERWSVRDGHVEGGLGWWPGRPEFIESNYHLYRATKDPWYLHVGEMVLEDIKRRCRATCGWSGLQDVRTGEKSDRMESFFLGETAKYLYLLFDPDHPMNNLDAAYVFTTEGHPLVLPQEKSKPPGTPRTPVTTKAVQSTNRASLRDTCPVPPSPVPFTVSNTAARKDVFHASSLIGLHMIPNHRATMDGENIKVNNHTYFPWTLPISMIPSNGTCDRLPITTTFTIEFPNNNPLSTQSAKNGFNLIFNIPTSLDRTSDGSILVKSLSGLKMGMIHESQSHSSGTNQQLSGSWRVGSIANIPLGRDEQILIPRDVIGDLTDPSFSRIKNPVMLDIVIQLEHVHDHNQNMSESVEELFEEESIYGDTPALALEESISSPGLAEYRTLLSSLLQQVTSALRDPAATLLPQPQIAPTYTYVTLPAVLPTGKGAHLLINAPEAPDPMSAKTSSATLSFESIFFAGEACNGKLPDEAVKLHHVIVMKRGGCTFSEKLANIPSYTPTSKGLKLVIMVSDDKDDVEPGEEDMGDGGGSQRGEQNLIRPLLDRPQLTPGGLLRHHQISMIMIGGGDEAIEALNRSKSVGIRRRYHVESQGLTVSNIFVV, encoded by the exons ATGCCCCTGCGATGGCTACGAGGTTGGCTGGGCTTCCCTCCCAGTAATCAGTCAACATTTACCTTCAGATCAAGATGGTTCCTATTACTTCTTCTTGCAATATGGCTACCTCTGGGCAATGCAATGACGCCTGCGCGCATTGCAGAGTTACGAAAAGAGACGGTCGAAATGTTTTATCATGGATTTGACAATTATATGGAGCTGGCATTCCCGGAAGATGAG cTGAGGCCGGTATCGTGTACACCACTCACTCGAGATGCCCAAAACCCGCGACATCTCGAATTGAACGATGTACTCGGAAATTATTCTCTCACTTTAATTGACAGTCTATCGACTCTCGCAATTTTGGCATCTGCCCCTCCAGATGTAGAAGAAACCGGCGCAACAGCACTTCAAGAATTCCAAAATGGTGTCGCTTCTCTAGTATTACAATATGGTGATGGAACAAGCGGAGCATCCGGAAAAGGTCTACGTGCTCGAGGTTTTGACTTGGACAGCAAAGTCCAAATATTCGAGACGGTAATCAGAGGTGTAGGTGGGCTACTTAGTGCTCATGAATTTGCCGCTGGAATTCTACCAATCAATGGATACAAACCAGAATCTAGCAAGACCTCAGGAAAGACTTCGAAATTACATCAACCTTCGATTTTATGGCCGAATGGGTTTAAATATAATGGACAACTTCTGCGCCTAGCCCTAGATCTGGCTGAACGTCTACTACCTGCTTTCTACACCGCGACCGGTATGCCATATCCCAGAGTCAATTTACGACATGGTATACCATTTTATGTGAATTCCCCTCTACACAAGGGATCTGGGCGTGGCGACTATGTGCAACAGGACGCTCCTGAAATTACCGAAACATGTAGCGCAGGAGCAGGTAGCTTGGTTTTGGAGTTTACTACTTTGAGTCGTCTTACCGGAGATCCAAGATTTGAGCAATTAGCGAAGCGAGCATTCTGGGCGGTCTGGAATAGACGGAGTAATATTGGACTCATTGGAGCAGGAATTGATGCAGAGAATGGCCAGTGGATTGGTTCATACGCCGGCATAGGTGCGGGTACAGACAGCTTTTTCGAATACGCATTCAAGACCCACATTCTACTTTCCGGACAGAGCACTCCTAATATAACGACACATAGACAACAACAAGATGAATCATGGTTGGATccaaatacaatatacaatgaATTGagtgaagaggaaaattCTCCAGAAGCATTTCTTGCAGTATGGCACGAAGCTCATGCAGCAATTAGGAGGCATCTATATAGTTCTACTCACCATCCGCATTACGTCAATGTTCATCTTATGACTGGCTCTCCGCAGGCATTCTGGATCGATAGTCTTGGAGCTTATTATCCCGGTTTATTGGCTCTAGCTGGAGAGGTTGAGGAAGCCATTGAAACTAGTCTGTTATACACCGCATTATGGACGAGGTATGCAGCCCTTCCTGAAAGATGGTCAGTACGCGACGGGCATGTAGAAGGAGGGCTCGGTTGGTGGCCTGGTCGCCCTGAATTTATCGAATCGAATTACCACCTTTACAGAGCGACAAAAGATCCATGGTATCTTCATGTCGGAGAAATGGTTTTGGAAGATATCAAACGCAGATGTCGGGCAACATGCGGTTGGTCAGGTCTACAGGATGTGCGTACTGGAGAAAAGAGCGATCGTATGGAAAGCTTCTTTCTTGGAGAAACGGCCAAATATCTCTACCTACTCTTTGATCCAGATCATCCAATGAACAACCTCGATGCCGCTTATGTCTTTACTACTGAAGGACATCCTCTCGTGCTTCCTCAAGAAAAGTCGAAGCCTCCTGGCACACCTCGTACGCCGGTAACAACTAAAGCAGTTCAGTCAACGAATAGGGCATCTCTACGAGATACTTGTCCTGTACCCCCTTCGCCAGTACCTTTTACTGTTTCCAATACAGCTGCTAGAAAGGACGTATTTCATGCTTCTAGTTTAATAGGCTTACACATGATACCAAATCATCGTGCTACGATGGATGGTGAAAATATCAAGGTCAACAATCATACATATTTCCCATGGACTTTACCAATCTCAATGATTCCAAGTAATGGTACTTGCGATCGTCTTCCGATAACTACAACTTTCACAATTGAGTTTCCTAATAATAATCCTTTGAGCACTCAATCAGCTAAAAATGGTTTCAATCTTATCTTTAATATCCCAACAAGTCTTGACCGTACAAGTGATGGTAGTATATTGGTCAAGAGTTTATCCGGTCTGAAGATGGGCATGATACATGAAAGTCAATCACATTCTTCTGGAACCAATCAACAACTCTCAGGATCTTGGAGAGTGGGTAGTATTGCCAATATACCGTTAGGACGAGATGAGCAGATATTGATACCCCGGGATGTGATTGGGGATCTTACAGATCCTTCATTCTCGCGTATAAAAAACCCAGTCATGCTTGACATAGTCATACAACTTGAACATGTTCATGATCACAACCAAAATATGTCAGAGAGTGTCGAGGAATTATTTGAGGAGGAATCAATATACGGAGATACACCGGCTTTAGCATTGGAAGAATCGATTAGTAGTCCAGGGTTAGCAGAGTACAGAACTTTGCTAAGTTCTCTCCTTCAGCAAGTGACATCTGCCCTTCGCGATCCGGCTGCTACTCTACTTCCGCAACCCCAGATTGCTCCGACGTATACATACGTAACTCTCCCGGCTGTTTTACCGACTGGTAAAGGTGCGCATCTCTTGATTAATGCACCAGAGGCTCCCGATCCTATGTCCGCCAAGACTTCATCAGCCACTCTTTCCTTCGAAAGTATTTTCTTCGCGGGTGAAGCTTGTAATGGAAAACTTCCCGATGAAGCAGTCAAATTGCATCATGTTATAGTCATGAAACGTGGCGGCTGTACTTTCTCCGAGAAGCTAGCCAACATCCCCAGCTATACGCCCACATCTAAAGGCCTTAAATTAGTTATTATGGTTTCAGACGACAAAGACGATGTGGAGCCAGGCGAGGAAGATATGGGGGATGGAGGGGGCTCTCAGAGAGGAGAGCAAAACCTCATCAGGCCACTATTAGACAGACCACAACTAACACCAGGTGGCCTTTTGAGACATCATCAAATTAGTATGATAATGATTGGAGGAGGGGATGAAGCTATCGAGGCTTTAAACCGATCTAAAAGTGTCGGAATCCGTCGAAGATATCATGTCGAAAGTCAAGGACTAACGGTTAGCAATATTTTTGTGGTTTGA
- the Bcero1 gene encoding Bcero1, whose product MKTAARAFYLGLFTLLSTCTSHAEASDSSSKSKTVQSPDVCAISPKAIVSDACTTYATLDDLNREISPSLDDLTRTTDFFAYYRLNLFGKECPFWNDENGMCGNIACAVNTLDNEEDIPLVWRAEELGKLEGPKAGHPGKKLQQERPKKPLQGKLGEDVGESCVVEYDDECDERDYCVPDDEGAGSKGDYVSLVDNPERFTGYAGEGTKQVWDAIYRENCFSKSSFPHSESLGHSPFSLQEPAANELKSVLKQHGRQHILEEQREHFPNLPFVAETGLELEDECLEKRVFYRVISGMHTSISTHLCYEYLNQITGEWGMNVECYKDRLHGYPERVSNLYFNYALVLRAVTKLGPSLKEYTFCSGDPAQDQLTQSKVQTLISKASKETRIFDEGLMFVNGEGPSLKEDFRNRFRNISRIMDCVGCDKCRLWGKVQTAGYGAALKVLFETDNNSLDVPILKRTELVALFNTLGRISHSLRAINEFRTLVEAEESEAEEAVKLTDRVTKPHHVIPEETHEDPIEKDFAEYDEEVKLKRKEPTIAELFSMELRLTWNITKYVLWGWFRSPLTLWEIFVLEISRFWEYYIGLPVSPRKWTIVAPNFDEL is encoded by the exons ATGAAGACCGCCGCTCGAGCTTTCTACTTGGGGTTATTTACTCTCTTGAGTACTTGTACTTCTCATGCAGAAGCTTCTGATTCTTCATCTAAATCCAAAACTGTTCAAAGTCCAGATGTTTGCGCG ATCTCCCCAAAAGCTATTGTTTCGGATGCATGTACAACATATGCTACCCTCGATGACCTGAACCGAGAAATATCACCTTCCTTGGACGACCTCACACGAACCACCGATTTCTTTGCATATTACCGTCTGAACTTATTCGGCAAGGAATGTCCATTCTGGAACGATGAAAATGGCATGTGTGGAAATATTGCCTGCGCCGTAAATACATTGGACAATGAAGAGGATATACCACTGGTATGGAGGGCAGAGGAATTGGGAAAACTAGAAGGTCCAAAAGCCGGCCATCCGGGAAAGAAATTACAACAAGAGCGCCCAAAGAAACCACTTCAAGGAAAGCTCGGCGAGGATGTCGGAGAGAGTTGTGTGGTAGAATACGATGACGAATGTGACGAGAGAGACTACTGTGTACCGGACGATGAAGGCGCAGGATCAAAAGGAGATTATGTGAGTTTGGTAGACAACCCGGAGAGATTTACAGGATATGCTGGTGAGGGTACCAAACAAGTTTGGGATGCCATCTATCGAGAGAATTGCTTTTCGAAATCATCCTTCCCACATTCGGAATCCCTTGGTCACTCTCCGTTTTCTCTGCAAGAGCCCGCGGCAAATGAACTCAAGTCTGTTCTCAAACAACATGGTCGTCAACACATACTGGAAGAACAGCGAGAGCATTTCCCAAATCTCCCATTTGTAGCAGAGACTGGCCTTGAATTGGAGGATGAGTGTTTGGAGAAGCGTGTCTTTTACAGAGTCATTTCCGGCATGCACACTTCCATCAGCACACATCTCTGTTACGAGTATTTGAATCAAATTACTGGTGAATGGGGCATGAATGTTGAATGTTATAAAGACCGCCTACATGGCTATCCAGAACGTGTTTCGAATCTTTACTTCAATTACGCTCTTGTTCTACGAGCAGTCACAAAACTTGGCCCTTCGCTTAAGGAGTACACTTTCTGTTCTGGAGATCCAGCTCAAGATCAACTTACCCAATCCAAAGTACAAACTCTgatttcaaaagcatcaaAAGAGACTCGAATCTTCGATGAAGGCTTGATGTTTGTTAATGGAGAAGGTCCAAGTTTGAAAGAAGATTTCCGCAATCGATTCAGAAATATTAGTCGTATCATGGATTGTGTAGGTTGTGATAAATGTCGACTGTGGGGCAAAGTTCAAACCGCAGGCTACGGAGCAGCGCTAAAAGTTTTATTTGAAACCGACAACAACTCATTGGATGTCCCGATATTGAAACGAACTGAACTTGTCGCTTTGTTTAATACATTGGGCCGTATTTCCCATTCTCTCCGCGCTATCAATGAGTTCCGAACCTTGGTGGAGGCGGAAGAGAGCGAGGCCGAAGAGGCCGTCAAACTAACGGATCGTGTGACGAAACCACATCATGTTATTCCTGAAGAAACTCATGAAGATCCaatagaaaaagattttgCGGAATATGATGAGGAGGTGAAGTTGAAGCGAAAGGAGCCTACTATCGCGGAACTATTCTCGATGGAATTAAGATTGACGTGGAACATCACTAAATACGTTCTTTGGGGATGGTTTAGATCTCCTCTCACTTT ATGGGAGATTTTCGTCCTCGAGATCTCACGATTTTGGGAATATTATATTGGGCTTCCAGTCAGTCCTAGAAAATGGACGATTGTGGCACCAAATTTTGACGAACTTTAA
- the Bccks1 gene encoding Bccks1 translates to MAEIDYTRRNKYARPLSEAEKERLDEFIDAIHYSARYSDDQYEYRHVQLPKAMLKVIPKEYHDPQTGTLKLLWEEEWRALGITQSLGWEHYEVHEPEPHILLFKRSINYQPPTQQQ, encoded by the exons ATGGCCGAAATAGACTACACTAGAAGAAACAAGTACGCGAGGCCGCTTTCCGAGGCCGAGAAGGAGCGTCTAGATGAATTTATCGATGCAATTCATTATTCCGCAAG ATACTCCGATGATCAATACGAGTACCGACATGTTCAGCTTCCAAAAGCTATGCTGAAAGTTATCCCAAAGGAATACCATGATCCCCAAACTGGTACCTTGAAGCTATTGTGGGAGGAAGAATGGAGAGCATTGGGAATAACACAG AGTCTTGGTTGGGAACATTATGAGGTACATGAGCCAGAACCACATATTCTACTCTTCAA GAGATCAATTAATTATCAGCCACCAACGCAACAACAGTAA